One genomic segment of Amycolatopsis granulosa includes these proteins:
- a CDS encoding acetyl-CoA C-acyltransferase, whose protein sequence is MTPNNTTGAFVLDAVRTPFGRYGGALAGVRPDDLAAHVLRALAARTGFDPGTVDEVVLGDANQAGEDNRNVARMAALLAGWPTSVPGTTVNRLCGSGLDAVMQASRTITTGDASLVVAGGVESMSRAPLILLKAEKPYAAANQTLHSSTLGWRMVNPEMPGQWTISLGESTERLAEKYGITRAAQDEFALRSHRNAAKAWDSGFYDDHVVPVPGTGLTRDEGIRPDSTPEKLAALRPAFRAEGTITAGNASPLNDGASAVLLGDQAAADRLGITPLARIAGRGAAGVDPDVFGIGPVRAAEIALERAGIGWDQLAAVELNEAFAAQCLACFADWPELDPSIVNVNGGAIAIGHPLGASGGRVLASLAHELRRRGGGYGLAALCIGVGQGLAVVLEA, encoded by the coding sequence GTGACACCGAACAACACGACCGGCGCTTTCGTCCTCGACGCCGTCCGGACCCCGTTCGGCCGGTACGGGGGCGCGCTCGCCGGGGTCCGTCCGGACGACCTCGCCGCGCACGTGCTGCGTGCGCTCGCCGCCCGCACCGGCTTCGATCCGGGCACGGTCGACGAGGTCGTGCTCGGCGACGCGAACCAGGCCGGCGAGGACAACCGCAACGTGGCGCGCATGGCGGCGCTGCTCGCGGGCTGGCCGACCTCGGTGCCCGGCACCACGGTGAACCGGCTGTGCGGGTCCGGCCTGGACGCGGTGATGCAGGCCAGCCGCACCATCACGACCGGCGACGCGTCCCTGGTCGTCGCCGGTGGGGTGGAGTCGATGAGCCGGGCACCGCTGATCCTGCTCAAGGCGGAGAAGCCGTACGCCGCCGCGAACCAGACGTTGCACTCGAGCACGCTCGGCTGGCGGATGGTCAACCCGGAGATGCCCGGGCAGTGGACGATCTCGCTGGGGGAGAGCACCGAGCGGCTGGCGGAGAAGTACGGCATCACCCGTGCCGCTCAGGACGAGTTCGCCCTGCGCAGCCACCGCAACGCGGCGAAGGCGTGGGACTCCGGCTTCTACGACGACCACGTCGTCCCCGTGCCCGGCACCGGCCTCACCCGCGACGAGGGCATCCGCCCCGACTCGACACCGGAGAAGCTCGCCGCGCTCCGGCCCGCTTTCCGCGCGGAGGGCACCATCACCGCCGGCAACGCCTCGCCGCTCAACGACGGCGCCTCCGCCGTCCTGCTCGGCGACCAGGCCGCGGCGGACCGGCTCGGCATCACGCCGCTGGCGCGCATCGCCGGGCGCGGCGCGGCCGGCGTGGATCCGGACGTCTTCGGCATCGGCCCGGTGCGCGCGGCGGAGATCGCGCTGGAGCGGGCCGGGATCGGCTGGGACCAGCTGGCCGCGGTCGAGCTGAACGAGGCGTTCGCCGCGCAGTGCCTGGCCTGCTTCGCCGACTGGCCCGAGCTCGACCCGTCGATCGTGAACGTCAACGGCGGCGCGATCGCGATCGGCCATCCGCTGGGCGCCTCCGGTGGCCGGGTTCTCGCGTCGCTGGCCCACGAGCTGCGCCGCCGCGGCGGCGGTTACGGCCTGGCGGCCCTCTGCATCGGCGTGGGCCAGGGGCTCGCGGTCGTGCTGGAAGCGTGA
- the pcaG gene encoding protocatechuate 3,4-dioxygenase subunit alpha: MSTPSQTVGPYLAIGLPWADGPTVVPEGTPGAVWIRGTVTDGAGTPIPDAMIETWQADPRGRFDHPDDPRGRVPGFRGFGRCPTEPDGSYAILTLVPGAIPGESGSMQAPHIDVSVFARGLLNRVITRIYFPDHAESNAADPVLNSVPAERRGTLIAERTADGYRFDVRLQGVAETVFFDV; the protein is encoded by the coding sequence ATGAGCACCCCGTCGCAGACCGTGGGCCCCTACCTCGCGATCGGCCTGCCCTGGGCGGACGGTCCCACCGTGGTGCCCGAGGGCACCCCGGGCGCGGTGTGGATCCGGGGCACCGTCACCGACGGCGCGGGCACCCCGATCCCGGACGCGATGATCGAGACCTGGCAGGCCGATCCGCGGGGCCGCTTCGACCACCCGGACGACCCGCGTGGCCGGGTGCCCGGGTTCCGCGGCTTCGGCCGGTGCCCGACCGAACCGGACGGCAGCTACGCGATCCTGACCCTGGTGCCGGGCGCGATCCCGGGCGAGAGCGGGTCGATGCAGGCACCGCACATCGACGTGTCGGTGTTCGCGCGCGGACTGCTCAACCGGGTCATCACCCGCATCTACTTCCCGGACCACGCCGAGTCCAACGCCGCCGACCCGGTGCTGAACTCGGTTCCCGCGGAGCGGCGCGGCACGCTGATCGCGGAGCGGACCGCGGACGGGTACCGCTTCGACGTGCGGTTGCAGGGCGTGGCTGAGACAGTGTTCTTCGATGTCTGA
- a CDS encoding CoA-transferase subunit beta — protein sequence MMSVAAARALSGGQRVFVGIGLPSTAANLARRTHAADLVLVYESGTLGSKPTRLPASIGDGILADTADAVISVPEVFNYWLQPGRIDIGFLGAAQLDRFGNINTTVIGPDYASPKVRLPGAGGAPEIAANCREVYVVVRQSRRSFVEQVDFITSFGHGRGKGDREKLGLPGAGPTLVITDLGVLRPDPGTAELVLTQIHEGVTVEQVREATGWDLTVAPELTTTPPPTEAELTALRELKAAR from the coding sequence ATGATGTCGGTGGCCGCGGCCCGCGCCCTGTCCGGCGGCCAGCGCGTGTTCGTCGGTATCGGCCTGCCCTCCACCGCCGCCAACCTCGCCCGCCGCACGCACGCCGCGGACCTCGTGCTCGTCTACGAGTCCGGCACCCTCGGCTCCAAGCCCACCCGGCTGCCCGCCTCCATCGGTGACGGCATCCTCGCCGACACCGCGGACGCCGTCATCAGCGTCCCCGAGGTGTTCAACTACTGGCTGCAACCCGGCCGCATCGACATCGGCTTCCTCGGCGCGGCCCAGCTGGACCGGTTCGGCAACATCAACACCACCGTCATCGGCCCCGACTACGCCAGCCCGAAGGTGCGGCTGCCCGGCGCGGGTGGTGCGCCGGAGATCGCCGCCAACTGCCGGGAGGTCTACGTCGTGGTGCGGCAGAGCAGGCGCAGCTTCGTCGAGCAGGTCGACTTCATCACCTCCTTCGGCCACGGCCGCGGCAAGGGCGACCGGGAGAAACTGGGCCTGCCCGGGGCCGGCCCGACGCTGGTGATCACCGACCTGGGTGTGCTGCGTCCCGACCCGGGGACCGCCGAGCTCGTGCTGACCCAGATCCACGAGGGCGTCACGGTCGAGCAGGTCAGGGAGGCGACCGGCTGGGACCTGACCGTCGCGCCGGAACTGACGACCACGCCTCCGCCCACCGAGGCCGAGCTGACGGCACTACGCGAACTGAAGGCGGCACGGTGA
- the pcaH gene encoding protocatechuate 3,4-dioxygenase subunit beta has product MAAPTGDKLILPRYRRDPAGTHPPLDSPGYRSTALRHPKQPLVLLPQMLTEVTGPLLGPGRIGELDNDLTRRHAEEPQGQRILVHGRLLDGDGRGIPDSLIEIWQANAGGRYRHIGDNWPAPLDPNFDGVGRTVTDADGRYEFTTIKPGAYPWKNHDNAWRPAHIHFSVFGQAFTQRLVTQMYFPDDPLFFQDPIFNSIPDEKARQRMISRFDYRRTTDHWALAFEFDIVVRGREQSVFENEEEEE; this is encoded by the coding sequence ATGGCAGCACCGACGGGCGACAAGCTGATCCTGCCGCGTTACCGGCGGGACCCAGCGGGCACGCACCCGCCGCTGGACTCGCCGGGGTACCGGTCGACGGCGCTGCGGCACCCGAAACAGCCGCTCGTGCTGCTGCCGCAGATGCTCACCGAGGTGACCGGCCCGCTGCTCGGCCCGGGCCGGATCGGCGAGCTCGACAACGACCTGACCCGCCGGCACGCCGAGGAGCCGCAGGGTCAGCGGATCCTGGTGCACGGCCGCCTGCTGGACGGCGACGGCCGCGGCATCCCGGACTCGCTCATCGAGATCTGGCAGGCCAACGCGGGCGGCCGCTACCGGCACATCGGCGACAACTGGCCGGCGCCGCTGGACCCGAACTTCGACGGCGTCGGCCGCACCGTCACCGATGCCGACGGCCGGTACGAGTTCACCACCATCAAGCCGGGTGCCTACCCGTGGAAGAACCACGACAACGCCTGGCGGCCCGCGCACATCCACTTCTCGGTGTTCGGCCAGGCGTTCACGCAGCGCCTGGTGACGCAGATGTACTTCCCGGACGACCCGCTGTTCTTCCAGGACCCGATCTTCAACTCGATCCCGGACGAGAAGGCGCGGCAGCGGATGATCTCCCGCTTCGACTACCGCCGCACCACCGACCACTGGGCACTGGCCTTCGAGTTCGACATCGTGGTCCGCGGCCGTGAGCAGTCCGTCTTCGAGAACGAGGAAGAGGAAGAATGA